The Macaca nemestrina isolate mMacNem1 chromosome 12, mMacNem.hap1, whole genome shotgun sequence genome contains a region encoding:
- the LOC105468658 gene encoding olfactory receptor 51E2 codes for MSSCNFTHATFVLIGIPGLEKAHFWVGFPLLSMYVVAVFGNCIVVFIVRTERNLHSPMYLFLCMLAAIDLALSTSTMPKILALFWFDSREISFEACLTQMFFIHALSAIESTILLAMAFDRYVAICHPLRHAAVLNNTVTAQIGIVAVVRGSLFFFPLPLLIKRLAFCHSNVLSHSYCVHQDVMKLAYADTLPNVVYGLTAILLVMGVDVMFISLSYFLIIRTVLQLPSKSERAKAFGTCVSHIGVVLAFYVPLIGLSVVHRFGNSLHPIVRVVMGDIYLLLPPVINPIIYGAKTKQIRTRVLAMFKISCDKDFQAVGGK; via the coding sequence ATGAGTTCCTGCAACTTCACACATGCCACCTTTGTGCTTATTGGTATCCCAGGACTAGAGAAAGCCCATTTCTGGGTTGGCTTCCCCCTCCTTTCCATGTATGTAGTGGCAGTGTTTGGAAACTGCATCGTGGTCTTCATCGTAAGGACGGAACGCAACCTGCACTCTCCGATGTACCTCTTTCTCTGCATGCTGGCAGCCATTGACCTGGCCTTATCCACATCCACCATGCCTAAGATCCTTGCACTTTTCTGGTTTGATTCCCGAGAGATTAGCTTTGAGGCCTGCCTTACCCAGATGTTCTTTATTCATGCCCTCTCGGCCATTGAATCCACCATCCTGCTGGCCATGGCCTTTGACCGTTATGTGGCCATCTGCCACCCACTGCGCCATGCTGCTGTGCTCAACAATACAGTAACAGCCCAGATTGGCATCGTGGCTGTGGTCCGCGGgtccctcttttttttcccactgcCTCTGCTGATCAAGCGACTGGCCTTCTGCCACTCCAATGTACTCTCACACTCCTATTGTGTCCACCAGGATGTGATGAAGTTGGCCTATGCAGACACTTTGCCCAATGTGGTATATGGTCTTACTGCCATTCTGCTGGTCATGGGAGTGGATGTAATGTTCATCTCCTTGTCTTATTTTCTGATAATACGAACGGTGCTGCAACTGCCTTCCAAGTCAGAGCGGGCCAAGGCCTTTGGAACCTGTGTGTCACATATTGGTGTGGTACTTGCCTTCTATGTGCCACTTATTGGCCTCTCAGTGGTACACCGCTTTGGAAACAGCCTTCATCCCATTGTGCGTGTTGTCATGGGTGACATCTACCTGCTGCTGCCTCCTGTCATCAATCCCATCATCTATGGTGCCAAAACCAAACAGATCAGAACAAGGGTGCTGGCTATGTTCAAGATCAGCTGTGACAAGGACTTTCAGGCTGTGGGAGGCAAGTGA